A part of Fusarium oxysporum Fo47 chromosome III, complete sequence genomic DNA contains:
- a CDS encoding small acidic protein family-domain-containing protein — MSSSTTGGVSLNPEVKSKKDKNLKRKQDKSTKLEQRKKKRSAKAEKRAVKAAGAVSAEPKEVVGGKPRKSKTVAKKTVNASKRKEKLKARAEKLQEKANLLLAEAKKAAAQYQALLDAEKTANESKSEQDDDTSSDSDTSDSGSDSSSEDEGGAPVAKQPTEVPTNIPADEVVMKHRRLSNATSERSHVSAADISPEAKEEPKESKKEKKSKKGKKVRLVEPEKAEEEAVESEVEVEDPKASDKKAKKAEKKRKRAETKDKKEKEPESAAQAEQWQVDDLEGGSARQAKFLRLLGGKKAGASVAASHNTKGASDSTKAEADIQKQFEAGMKMKNDGGSKRRGLGA; from the exons ATGTCGTCGTCCACAACTGGCGGTGTTTCTCTCAACCCTGAGGTGAAGTCCAAGAAGG ACAAGAACCTGAAGCGCAAGCAAGACAAGTCAACCAAGCTTGAGcagcgcaagaagaagcgttCCGCCAAAGCAGAGAAGCGAGCCGTCAAGGCTGCCGGTGCCGTCAGTGCTGAGCCCAAGGAGGTCGTTGGTGGCAAGCCCCGAAAGTCAAAGACCGTGGCAAAGAAAACCGTCAATGCTTCCAAGCGCAAGGAAAAGCTAAAGGCTCGTGCCGAAAAGCTTCAGGAAAAGGCAAACTTGTTGTtggccgaggccaagaaagcCGCTGCCCAGTATCAAGCACTTCTTGACGCCGAG AAAACCGCCAACGAGTCCAAGTCTGAGCAGGACGACGATACCTCTTCTGATTCCGATACTTCAGATTCTGGTTCCGATAGCTcatctgaggatgagggagGTGCTCCAGTGGCCAAGCAGCCGACCGAAGTTCCTACAAACATCCCGGCCGACGAGGTCGTGATGAAGCACCGCCGACTGAGCAACGCCACTTCCGAACGAAGCCATGTTTCCGCCGCCGATATCTCCCCCGAGGCAAAGGAAGAGCCCAAGGAatccaagaaggagaagaaaagcaagaagggaaaaaaagtGAGACTCGTCGAACCTGAGAAggcagaggaagaggctgtcgaatctgaggttgaggttgaggatcCCAAGGCATCtgacaagaaggccaagaaggccgagaagaagaggaagcgaGCCGAgaccaaggacaagaaggaaaaggagcCCGAGTCTGCAGCTCAGGCTGAACAATGGCAAGTCGACGATCTCGAGGGAGGCTCTGCTCGGCAGGCCAAGTTTCTCCGACTTTTGGGTGGAAAGAAGGCTGGTGCTAGTGTTGCCGCTTCCCATAACACCAAGGGCGCATCCGACTCGACCAAGGCCGAGGCTGACATCCAGAAGCAGTTCGAGGCTGgtatgaagatgaagaacgaTGGTGGCAGCAAGCGTCGTGGTCTTGGTGCATAG